The following are from one region of the SAR202 cluster bacterium genome:
- a CDS encoding nuclear transport factor 2 family protein: METTDSLIEANTRFYRAFELFDIEEMNELWDKELAVTCIHPGWPLIQGRKEILQSWINIFNNTMVMQFTIIESSITIEGEWGWIVCTESLRSVVNGKVNEGRVEATNIFRRVENQWYLVHHHGSPIIN; this comes from the coding sequence ATGGAAACAACTGATTCATTAATAGAAGCAAATACAAGATTTTATCGAGCATTCGAATTATTTGATATAGAGGAAATGAATGAATTATGGGATAAAGAGTTAGCAGTTACCTGCATCCATCCAGGATGGCCCTTAATTCAAGGAAGAAAAGAAATACTCCAAAGCTGGATAAACATATTTAACAATACTATGGTAATGCAATTCACCATAATCGAATCTTCTATTACAATTGAAGGGGAATGGGGATGGATTGTTTGTACTGAATCTCTACGCTCAGTAGTTAATGGGAAAGTTAATGAAGGTAGAGTAGAAGCTACAAATATTTTCCGTAGAGTGGAAAACCAATGGTATCTAGTACATCACCATGGATCTCCGATTATTAACTAA
- a CDS encoding MFS transporter — protein MKLDIKWLGFFAIAFGVFASVTEQTSAQILVPKVTDHFELSLPHAQWIMLAYILTVCALFMPLGKIADKIGRKPIFLTGLITLMLGGIIGSIATTYSVILIAKVIAGFGGASIEANGMAMIADVFGRKQRGKAMGLYMSIIGFSAIAGPLIGGYLTNIYNWRALFIFNVILCGLGIIIALIIFRNKELNIQPNQITGAFSFDWRGGFLSTATLLIFLLVITFGNQEGWTSLYISSGIFLCLLLFFLFIWQEKTTKDPLLDLNFFKIKTFSLSVTTRFLAFLSMSFSGFLMPFYLIQIMGFTTTTVGVLLAPGALSMAIIGPFSGQLSDKIGTKWLTAFGMAISGSALIFLAYLNINSSITAILLGLTLQGCGAGIFMSPNNSAIMNSIDSSHFGIGSGFMNLIRATASLSGIAIATTIVVITMTQLNFEPNLSNITDSSDNGIKLSFISGMKNSFTIAGFIMYVSAIISIIRGEPKSMNNS, from the coding sequence ATGAAATTAGATATAAAATGGCTAGGGTTTTTTGCCATTGCTTTTGGAGTTTTTGCCAGTGTGACTGAACAAACTTCAGCACAAATTCTCGTACCCAAAGTTACAGATCATTTTGAATTAAGCTTACCTCATGCACAATGGATAATGTTGGCATATATATTAACAGTTTGTGCTTTATTTATGCCCTTAGGGAAAATAGCTGATAAAATCGGTAGAAAACCAATATTTCTGACTGGCCTTATCACCTTGATGCTTGGAGGAATTATTGGAAGTATTGCGACTACCTATTCAGTTATATTAATTGCAAAGGTTATAGCAGGTTTTGGTGGAGCATCAATCGAAGCAAATGGTATGGCTATGATTGCCGATGTTTTCGGACGAAAACAACGAGGTAAAGCAATGGGATTATATATGTCTATAATTGGATTCAGTGCTATAGCAGGGCCTCTTATAGGTGGATATTTAACAAATATTTACAATTGGCGAGCTTTGTTTATATTTAACGTCATCCTTTGTGGGTTAGGTATAATTATTGCACTTATCATATTTAGAAATAAAGAACTCAATATACAACCGAATCAAATTACAGGTGCATTTTCATTTGACTGGAGAGGTGGTTTTTTATCTACTGCAACTCTTCTAATTTTCCTTCTAGTCATAACATTTGGAAACCAAGAAGGCTGGACTTCACTATATATTAGTAGCGGCATTTTTCTTTGCCTGTTGCTATTTTTCTTATTTATTTGGCAAGAAAAAACTACTAAAGATCCATTATTAGATTTAAATTTCTTTAAAATCAAAACTTTTTCTCTGAGCGTTACTACTAGATTCTTAGCATTTTTAAGTATGTCATTTTCGGGATTTCTTATGCCATTCTATTTAATTCAAATAATGGGATTCACAACCACCACCGTGGGTGTATTGCTTGCTCCAGGTGCACTTTCGATGGCTATTATTGGGCCATTTAGTGGTCAATTATCCGATAAAATTGGAACTAAATGGCTAACTGCATTTGGTATGGCTATTAGTGGTTCAGCCTTGATATTCCTTGCGTATCTCAATATAAATTCAAGTATTACTGCTATTTTACTAGGATTGACACTGCAAGGATGTGGAGCAGGAATATTTATGTCTCCAAATAATAGTGCAATTATGAATTCTATTGACAGTTCTCACTTTGGTATTGGATCAGGATTTATGAATTTGATTAGGGCAACTGCAAGTTTATCCGGTATCGCAATAGCAACAACTATTGTCGTAATTACAATGACACAATTAAACTTTGAGCCAAATCTTTCAAATATTACTGATTCATCAGATAATGGTATTAAGTTATCATTTATAAGTGGAATGAAAAACTCATTTACTATCGCTGGTTTTATAATGTATGTATCCGCAATAATTTCGATTATACGTGGAGAACCGAAATCTATGAATAATAGTTGA
- a CDS encoding serine hydrolase yields the protein MTTNLLWSNLESTLDNIINQFEGVAGLSIRCLNNNKTISINGDDVFPTASSIKIHILTQLFTLEDKGTIDLAKRVRFTQDMYGAGSGVIHFLENEPEFTILDIAILMMLVSDNTATNMCIDLAGMQETNNLIKDLGLSKTKLGRKMMDPDAINRGEENISTPNELTKMMELLYQKKPSPKVANNVLNIMSKPKSAYLNKAIGPNTKIANKPGGMDKVRCDVGIVYLPNNPYAISIMSNYGITDSLSQESFVIELAKTAHKFMLTLDQTNEFGLGLPTTIPL from the coding sequence ATGACTACAAATTTACTTTGGAGCAATCTAGAAAGTACATTGGATAATATAATAAACCAATTCGAAGGTGTTGCAGGATTGTCTATAAGGTGTCTAAATAATAATAAAACGATATCTATTAATGGAGACGATGTATTCCCAACAGCGTCTTCTATTAAAATACATATATTAACTCAACTATTTACCTTAGAAGATAAAGGAACAATAGATTTAGCAAAACGAGTGAGATTCACACAAGATATGTATGGAGCCGGGAGTGGAGTTATACATTTTTTGGAAAATGAACCAGAATTTACAATTTTAGATATCGCCATTTTGATGATGCTTGTCTCAGACAATACTGCGACGAATATGTGTATAGATCTAGCAGGAATGCAAGAAACAAATAATCTTATAAAAGATCTAGGACTGTCTAAAACAAAACTCGGACGTAAAATGATGGATCCAGATGCAATTAATCGAGGAGAGGAAAATATTTCTACTCCTAACGAATTAACTAAAATGATGGAATTATTGTATCAAAAAAAACCATCTCCTAAAGTTGCTAACAATGTGTTAAATATTATGAGTAAACCAAAATCAGCATATCTGAATAAAGCTATTGGGCCAAATACGAAAATAGCAAACAAGCCAGGGGGTATGGATAAAGTTAGATGCGATGTTGGGATTGTATATTTACCTAATAATCCATATGCTATTTCTATAATGTCTAATTATGGAATTACCGACTCCCTTTCCCAGGAATCCTTTGTAATCGAATTAGCAAAAACTGCACATAAGTTCATGCTGACTTTAGATCAAACAAATGAATTTGGTTTAGGACTACCCACTACTATTCCATTGTAA
- a CDS encoding alpha/beta hydrolase: MPNLDLDDVSIHYEETGKGSFAFVHCHGIGQSGKPFIEEFSFWEKYFDRVITWDNRGLGESSQATKYSVPLYANDLARLLNHLNVTKVVLHGVSWGGIVVQQFALDYQDMCSAIIIDSSSSEVNVTASENWYKQSEESRVGKGIRKIKPEHMDSFLAQARATAGLREHPYTPRLKEIKCPALIVGGGQDSIAGAGGSIILGRNLPNSRTEIFQDSEHGVYKHKQAEFRKLVLEFCKNIEVIN, encoded by the coding sequence ATGCCAAACTTAGACTTAGATGATGTTTCCATCCATTATGAAGAAACTGGGAAAGGCTCCTTTGCATTTGTACATTGTCATGGTATTGGCCAAAGTGGGAAACCTTTCATAGAAGAATTCAGCTTTTGGGAAAAATATTTTGATCGTGTAATCACATGGGATAATCGAGGGTTAGGAGAGTCTTCACAAGCTACAAAATATTCTGTACCTCTATATGCAAATGATTTAGCACGATTATTAAATCATCTCAATGTAACAAAAGTAGTTCTTCATGGAGTTTCTTGGGGTGGAATAGTTGTTCAACAATTTGCATTAGATTATCAGGATATGTGTTCTGCAATAATAATTGATTCTAGTTCTAGCGAAGTAAACGTTACAGCCTCTGAAAACTGGTATAAACAAAGTGAAGAATCCAGAGTTGGTAAAGGAATTAGAAAAATCAAACCTGAACATATGGATTCATTTCTAGCACAAGCTCGTGCAACGGCTGGTCTAAGAGAACACCCTTATACACCTAGGTTAAAAGAAATAAAATGCCCGGCACTGATAGTCGGTGGGGGGCAAGATTCAATAGCAGGAGCTGGAGGATCTATTATTCTAGGAAGAAATCTACCAAATTCTCGTACAGAAATTTTTCAAGATTCTGAACATGGTGTGTATAAACACAAACAAGCTGAATTTAGGAAACTTGTACTAGAATTTTGTAAAAATATAGAAGTTATAAATTAA
- a CDS encoding MFS transporter, with amino-acid sequence MLKNKTNKILAFSCSNHIISDLYFAIMYPLLPYIAITYQLNYTQTGLIKTVFDLGAALTQLPAGIVSDRISEFWLIGGANIWVGIGVILMSFATTNVMFLGMSFITGIGGGIQHPVGARFVSRGSDTKSLFTSIGILNFSGDLGKIIAPIIVAILVVSFGWQKCLLFVGITGIIVVIGSLLMSLSISRSPSSANGKQTPTKTKTSNLPPVIDSQFVVLMAAGFIDSMIRTATLTFIPFLFISKGMSTLRTTLIFTILYSGGAIGKFSSGWLSDRYNAFSIIFATKIVVSILLPIILITNIPIGTVLVFLLGIGLNGTSSVLYGIVAQITNSETRGKAYGIYYTSTEVGVAIAPILFGFIADNYSLNISMIGISIVSLLVIILSKNIKIQ; translated from the coding sequence ATGTTAAAAAATAAAACAAATAAAATATTAGCTTTTTCTTGTAGTAACCATATTATAAGTGATCTATATTTTGCGATTATGTATCCTTTGTTGCCATACATAGCCATAACATACCAACTAAATTATACTCAAACTGGTCTTATCAAAACCGTATTCGACTTGGGTGCTGCATTAACACAACTACCAGCAGGTATTGTTTCTGACCGTATAAGTGAATTTTGGCTTATTGGGGGTGCTAATATATGGGTTGGCATCGGTGTCATATTAATGAGCTTTGCAACTACAAATGTAATGTTTCTAGGTATGTCATTTATAACGGGAATAGGTGGTGGAATTCAACATCCTGTTGGGGCAAGATTTGTTTCTAGAGGCTCAGACACAAAATCACTATTTACTTCTATCGGTATATTAAATTTCTCGGGCGATCTTGGGAAAATAATTGCACCAATTATTGTCGCAATATTAGTCGTTTCTTTTGGGTGGCAAAAGTGTCTATTGTTTGTAGGTATTACAGGCATAATAGTGGTAATTGGAAGTTTATTAATGAGCTTATCAATATCAAGATCACCTAGTAGTGCAAATGGTAAACAAACTCCAACTAAAACTAAAACATCAAATTTGCCCCCTGTAATTGATTCACAATTTGTAGTACTCATGGCGGCAGGATTTATTGACTCAATGATTCGAACAGCAACACTAACGTTTATACCATTTTTATTTATTTCAAAAGGTATGAGTACACTCCGTACTACACTAATATTTACGATATTATATAGTGGAGGAGCTATAGGAAAATTCTCTTCAGGATGGTTGAGTGACCGATATAATGCTTTCTCTATAATTTTTGCCACAAAAATAGTAGTTAGTATTCTACTCCCGATAATACTTATTACCAATATCCCTATTGGCACAGTATTAGTATTTCTTTTAGGTATAGGATTAAATGGAACTTCTTCTGTTCTTTACGGAATAGTTGCACAAATTACAAATTCAGAAACACGGGGAAAAGCATACGGTATTTACTATACAAGTACTGAAGTTGGGGTTGCTATTGCACCAATTTTGTTTGGATTTATTGCTGATAATTATAGTTTAAATATTAGTATGATAGGTATTTCAATAGTAAGTTTATTAGTAATTATTCTGAGTAAAAATATAAAAATACAGTGA
- a CDS encoding DMT family transporter, which produces MSTWVFITIFAALMQTIRTSIQKSLTKFLSAEVITWIRFIFGFPIVIIYVVVLHNSGFEFPSINQKFIVYCLFAGLFQIIGTILLVSLFSHRNFAVSTAYTKTEAIQVAIFGAIFFQEYLNILSSIAVILGMLGVVIMSSSQQNIELKSLLTGLNNKSVFIGITSGASFAFDALLIREAILILNHDIPLTNAALTLLVILILNIFQLGIWITYKNRSMFNGILFYWKRSLLVGVTSAIGSIAWFTAFALTQAAYVKTVGQVELLFSILVTQRIFKEGISRTEIFSIFLIIASIVILIYSTNS; this is translated from the coding sequence ATGTCTACTTGGGTTTTTATCACTATTTTTGCAGCATTAATGCAAACTATTCGTACAAGTATCCAAAAATCATTAACTAAATTTCTATCTGCTGAGGTTATAACATGGATACGCTTTATATTTGGATTTCCTATTGTAATCATCTATGTAGTTGTGCTACATAATAGCGGTTTTGAATTTCCATCAATAAATCAAAAATTTATTGTTTATTGTTTATTTGCGGGATTATTTCAAATTATTGGAACAATATTACTAGTTTCGCTGTTCTCTCATCGGAATTTTGCTGTAAGTACTGCCTATACCAAAACCGAAGCAATACAAGTTGCCATATTTGGAGCAATTTTCTTTCAAGAATATCTCAACATCCTAAGTAGTATAGCTGTAATTTTAGGTATGTTAGGTGTGGTGATTATGTCGTCTTCACAACAAAACATAGAACTAAAATCACTACTAACTGGTTTAAACAACAAGTCTGTATTTATTGGCATAACATCTGGAGCATCGTTCGCTTTTGATGCATTACTTATTCGTGAAGCCATTCTTATACTCAATCATGACATCCCCTTAACTAATGCTGCCTTAACACTACTTGTTATATTAATCCTTAATATATTTCAACTTGGTATATGGATTACATATAAAAACAGATCAATGTTTAATGGAATCTTATTCTACTGGAAACGTTCTTTATTAGTGGGTGTTACAAGTGCAATTGGATCGATTGCTTGGTTTACAGCCTTTGCTTTGACACAAGCAGCATACGTAAAAACTGTTGGACAAGTAGAGTTACTATTCTCGATATTGGTCACTCAGAGAATATTTAAAGAAGGAATTAGTCGCACTGAAATCTTTTCTATATTTTTAATTATTGCCAGTATTGTTATTTTGATATATAGCACTAATTCATAG
- a CDS encoding MFS transporter, with protein MIYKLNKNEINSADSISRTQWIQLILVGSGMFLSALDISVNVALPNISEFFTVSPNITYFMIIFYLGTTVALQLPMGSAGDAFGLKNVFIFGLIVYTIAMVSIGLSPTINTVLGFRILQAFGNSAILSIAPALATSLFPSSYRGRALGIMAGIGSLGMIFGTVFAGVILEFLPWQWIFLGRIPICVLCIIGSLIVIKTYNTSNLQKTHRTTDFDWIGAILIFIGIISAVLFLNLGTNIGWIQIPTLSTSVISIGSIILFIRRQISLNNPLIEFTLINNPIVLGGFFANLFLYMGSFVNLFILPFFVAEIISASSIILGIFLLLNAISISLCSPIGGYFSDKYGSGITSVAGLCIVSLGLLSYSILSPESSLVEIGIRMIIVGSGIGLFQSANLSLIMGNMSSNSLGTGGAISAISRAFGSVTAVTLIGWFFTFLYQSNSPDVDLIYASSTRDSIESFMYAFQISYILGSILMILGVISSLIAWIGLKKTQININ; from the coding sequence TTGATCTATAAACTCAACAAGAATGAAATAAATTCTGCGGATTCAATAAGTAGAACTCAATGGATCCAACTTATTCTGGTTGGTTCTGGTATGTTTCTAAGTGCTTTAGATATAAGTGTGAATGTCGCCCTACCAAATATTTCAGAATTTTTCACTGTTTCTCCTAACATCACCTATTTTATGATAATTTTTTACCTTGGGACTACTGTAGCTTTACAATTACCAATGGGAAGTGCCGGAGACGCGTTTGGATTAAAAAACGTGTTTATTTTCGGATTAATAGTATACACAATTGCAATGGTATCTATTGGACTTTCTCCTACAATAAATACTGTTCTAGGATTTCGTATATTACAAGCATTTGGCAATTCCGCTATATTGTCTATCGCCCCTGCTTTAGCAACATCGTTATTTCCATCATCTTATAGAGGTAGAGCTCTTGGGATTATGGCAGGCATAGGAAGTTTAGGCATGATTTTTGGTACAGTATTTGCTGGTGTAATTCTAGAATTTTTACCTTGGCAATGGATATTTTTAGGCAGGATACCAATCTGTGTGTTATGTATTATTGGATCATTGATTGTAATTAAAACCTATAACACATCAAACCTTCAAAAAACCCACAGAACAACTGATTTCGATTGGATTGGAGCAATATTAATATTCATTGGTATTATATCTGCAGTATTATTTTTAAATTTAGGGACAAATATCGGCTGGATTCAAATACCAACTCTTTCTACTTCAGTAATATCAATAGGTTCAATAATATTATTTATTAGAAGACAAATATCACTAAATAATCCCTTAATTGAATTTACATTAATTAATAATCCTATTGTTTTGGGTGGTTTTTTTGCAAACCTATTTTTATATATGGGATCTTTTGTTAATTTATTTATACTTCCTTTTTTTGTAGCAGAAATAATTTCCGCATCATCAATAATTTTAGGAATATTTCTATTACTAAACGCAATTTCAATATCGTTATGTTCTCCAATCGGTGGATATTTTTCTGATAAATATGGCTCTGGAATTACTAGTGTTGCAGGACTATGTATTGTGAGTTTAGGCCTATTATCATATAGCATATTATCTCCGGAATCTTCATTAGTAGAAATAGGTATTAGGATGATTATTGTTGGATCTGGTATAGGCCTTTTCCAAAGTGCAAATTTAAGTTTAATTATGGGTAACATGTCGTCAAATTCTTTAGGTACTGGCGGAGCTATATCCGCTATATCTAGAGCATTTGGTAGCGTAACTGCAGTTACGCTCATCGGTTGGTTTTTCACCTTTTTATATCAATCCAATTCACCTGATGTAGACCTTATATATGCATCTTCAACTAGGGATTCTATTGAATCATTTATGTATGCTTTTCAAATATCGTATATATTAGGTTCAATACTTATGATTCTAGGTGTTATCTCTTCGTTAATTGCTTGGATTGGGTTGAAAAAAACCCAAATTAACATTAATTAG
- a CDS encoding amidohydrolase family protein, which produces MKTAIQNGKIIMNTNMISVLENHSIVIENDIILDILPNTEVLKQYPDSTIIDATNRAVFSGFANCHTHLNLTLARGVFENESYANTPPFPGPPRRSLPKISTEEQQIMVLLGAIEAIKSGTTITMEVAQGIMNYANELQKTGLRLVLAEQMSDRVSGSIGEPGKFESDQQKLEDGIERIIDLHTKWNGYDQSRVTVALAAHAPDMNSPKSLQELRILQEKLDILSTIHLNQLWGEVQNIKDNFGTTPTEYLEQNNFLTSKLVAAHCRCMTKKEEQILGKFKSSVSFNSSIAARRGLSPNIKDLEEYGCNIAMGSDNMDENMIEVMRTGLFMERVRIMDGRNPNPNEVYKWATQNGYQSLGINDAGFIAKGNKADLIIVNTFQPHMIPQTDVVSNWVHMGQIQDVESVMVDGKWIMKNHKILNLDEEYIIKEANQIAKKAWNN; this is translated from the coding sequence ATGAAAACAGCTATACAAAATGGAAAGATTATAATGAATACTAATATGATTTCAGTTTTAGAAAATCATTCTATCGTTATTGAAAATGACATTATTCTTGATATCTTGCCAAATACTGAAGTCCTAAAACAGTATCCTGATTCGACTATAATAGATGCGACTAACAGAGCAGTTTTTTCAGGATTTGCGAATTGCCACACGCATTTAAATCTAACATTAGCCCGAGGAGTTTTTGAAAATGAATCATATGCTAATACACCCCCATTTCCTGGTCCTCCAAGAAGATCTCTCCCAAAAATTTCTACAGAAGAACAACAAATTATGGTTTTACTAGGTGCTATAGAAGCAATAAAATCTGGGACCACAATCACAATGGAAGTTGCACAAGGAATTATGAACTATGCAAATGAACTTCAAAAAACTGGGCTACGTTTAGTTTTAGCAGAGCAAATGTCTGATAGAGTGTCTGGCAGTATTGGAGAGCCAGGTAAATTTGAATCTGATCAGCAAAAATTAGAGGATGGCATAGAACGAATTATCGATTTACACACAAAATGGAATGGATATGATCAATCAAGGGTTACTGTAGCACTTGCAGCACATGCACCTGATATGAATTCTCCAAAGTCATTGCAAGAATTAAGAATACTTCAAGAAAAACTAGATATTCTGTCAACAATCCACTTAAATCAATTATGGGGAGAGGTACAAAACATTAAAGATAATTTTGGTACAACCCCTACCGAATATTTAGAACAAAATAACTTTTTAACAAGTAAACTTGTAGCTGCCCACTGTAGATGTATGACAAAAAAAGAAGAGCAAATATTAGGCAAGTTTAAATCGTCAGTATCATTTAATTCGTCTATCGCTGCTAGAAGAGGATTGAGCCCTAATATAAAAGATTTAGAGGAATACGGGTGCAATATTGCTATGGGTTCAGATAATATGGACGAAAATATGATCGAAGTTATGAGAACTGGATTATTTATGGAACGTGTACGAATTATGGATGGTAGAAATCCTAATCCAAATGAAGTATATAAATGGGCAACACAAAATGGTTACCAATCTTTAGGAATTAATGATGCAGGATTTATCGCCAAAGGGAATAAAGCTGATTTAATTATAGTTAATACCTTTCAACCTCATATGATACCTCAAACGGACGTTGTTTCTAACTGGGTTCATATGGGACAAATACAAGATGTTGAGTCAGTTATGGTAGATGGTAAATGGATCATGAAAAACCATAAAATTCTTAATTTAGATGAAGAATATATAATTAAAGAAGCTAATCAAATCGCTAAAAAAGCGTGGAATAACTAG
- the umuD gene encoding translesion error-prone DNA polymerase V autoproteolytic subunit, translating to MPRGGSRIGAGRPKGQGKYKESTRPVRIPESMIQEILEYVETNGYNLPLYASAVQAGFPSPADDYLEGNLDLNKHLIKHPTATFFVRAAGQSMIKSGIHHGDILVVDRSLEAKNGKIVIAAIDGQLTVKRLKKSSQGTYLVPENDDYEPIKIEENNDVVIWGVVTNVLHQV from the coding sequence ATGCCACGAGGTGGATCAAGGATTGGAGCTGGTAGACCTAAAGGTCAAGGTAAATATAAAGAATCAACCAGACCTGTTCGAATACCTGAAAGTATGATTCAAGAAATATTAGAATATGTTGAAACGAATGGTTATAACTTGCCTTTATATGCCAGTGCAGTACAAGCTGGATTTCCTTCTCCTGCTGATGATTACCTTGAAGGTAATTTAGATTTAAATAAACACCTTATTAAGCATCCGACTGCTACATTTTTTGTAAGAGCTGCAGGCCAATCCATGATTAAATCAGGTATTCACCATGGTGATATTTTAGTAGTTGATCGAAGCCTGGAGGCAAAAAATGGGAAAATTGTTATAGCAGCAATAGATGGGCAACTAACGGTAAAGAGGTTGAAAAAATCATCTCAAGGAACCTATCTTGTACCTGAAAATGATGATTATGAACCTATCAAAATTGAAGAAAATAATGATGTGGTAATTTGGGGTGTAGTAACTAATGTATTGCATCAGGTATAG
- a CDS encoding Y-family DNA polymerase, whose product MSIFALVDCNNFYASCERVFNPDLIGKPIVVLSNNDGCVIARSNEAKELGIPMGAPYYQYKSFIEKNNVKVFSSNYQFYGDMSQRVMRSLSMMLPNQDLEIYSIDEAFLRLDGFVKRDLFEWAIEVRSSILKWTGIPTSIGIASTKTLCKIANHVAKKQTQNGVFDLRDIDLQEYIISDLPVEELWGISRRWGEKLRALGISTALQLKNADPKFIQKKLSVVVERIVYELHGISCLDLEKQMPKKSIISSKSFGNLLYELKPIEQALSTYTARACEKMRQQGSKANGLYIFLQTNPFRDDLPQYRNSLKFNFELPTSDTTVIIQIAKTLLKKIYISGYHYHKCGIMLFNLVSEQYQQGHFFTSYDPSRDSLMKSIDRINEFMGRDTIFYAAQGVKQNWKMRRNNLSPRYTTNWEELVKVY is encoded by the coding sequence ATGAGTATATTTGCATTAGTCGACTGCAATAATTTTTATGCATCTTGTGAACGAGTTTTTAATCCTGATTTGATAGGGAAACCAATTGTTGTTCTTTCTAATAATGATGGATGTGTTATTGCACGCTCTAATGAAGCAAAAGAACTTGGTATACCTATGGGGGCTCCTTATTATCAATATAAATCATTTATAGAGAAAAATAATGTCAAAGTATTTTCTTCTAATTATCAGTTTTATGGCGATATGTCACAACGTGTTATGAGGTCATTAAGTATGATGCTACCCAATCAAGATTTAGAAATCTATTCGATTGATGAGGCATTTTTACGTTTAGACGGATTTGTAAAACGGGATTTATTTGAATGGGCGATTGAAGTAAGAAGTAGCATTCTTAAATGGACAGGAATACCCACATCTATTGGTATAGCTTCTACAAAAACACTTTGTAAAATTGCTAATCATGTTGCAAAAAAACAGACTCAAAACGGTGTGTTTGATTTACGAGATATAGATTTGCAAGAATATATTATCTCAGATTTACCTGTGGAAGAATTATGGGGTATATCTCGTAGATGGGGCGAGAAATTACGAGCTCTAGGTATATCTACAGCACTGCAATTAAAAAATGCCGACCCAAAGTTTATACAGAAAAAATTAAGTGTTGTAGTGGAGAGAATAGTATATGAACTTCATGGAATATCTTGTCTTGATTTAGAAAAACAAATGCCCAAAAAGTCTATTATATCTTCTAAATCTTTTGGGAATTTACTTTATGAATTAAAACCAATAGAACAGGCATTATCTACTTATACAGCGCGAGCTTGTGAAAAAATGCGACAACAAGGCAGTAAAGCTAATGGTCTATACATTTTTTTACAAACTAACCCTTTTAGAGATGATCTACCTCAGTATAGAAATAGTTTGAAGTTTAACTTTGAATTACCTACATCTGACACAACTGTTATTATCCAGATTGCCAAAACATTATTAAAAAAAATATATATATCTGGGTATCACTATCATAAATGTGGAATTATGTTATTCAATTTGGTTTCAGAACAGTATCAACAGGGACACTTTTTTACTTCTTATGATCCATCTCGAGATAGTTTAATGAAATCAATAGATAGAATTAATGAGTTTATGGGGCGAGATACAATATTTTATGCAGCTCAAGGAGTTAAACAAAATTGGAAGATGCGACGAAACAATCTTTCCCCGCGATATACCACAAATTGGGAAGAACTCGTGAAAGTATATTAG